Proteins encoded together in one Candidatus Nitrosocaldus cavascurensis window:
- a CDS encoding NAD(P)/FAD-dependent oxidoreductase — MVEAEDYYDVAIIGSGIVGLFISYMLGRMQGERRLKIICIDKEHSVALHASSRNSGVIHSGIHAKPGTLKARFCVKGNRMMYSILDALSIPYRRDGMLILCTDDNMNALEELQRRGYANGVDKIRFVYGDEVRSIERYAKTDTGLLVESAGVTDPSRLAYALYEYSSTSGIEFAFNSTVVGIDEMLNGYRIIVKDGKGSEYSKSKSIIARLVVNSAGTHADDIAYLVGLKRYRIYPCIGEYYLVRRKPYLVNSLIYPAPTFDYRGIGIHLTKRLDGTIAIGPNAIYVDEKDYDDSKFKDVVNKGIDEFYSRASEMIHGISKDDLEYGYYGIRARLAGYGSNEEPDFVIEEYPDNFIHLIGIESPGFTASPAIADHIISMIRDRLHISSE; from the coding sequence ATGGTAGAGGCAGAGGACTATTATGATGTTGCAATAATAGGCTCTGGCATAGTTGGGCTCTTCATATCCTACATGCTTGGTAGGATGCAAGGGGAGAGGAGGCTCAAGATCATCTGCATAGATAAGGAGCATTCAGTTGCACTACATGCAAGCAGCAGGAACTCTGGAGTTATACACTCTGGCATACATGCTAAGCCTGGAACCTTGAAGGCTAGGTTCTGTGTCAAAGGTAACAGGATGATGTATAGCATACTAGATGCATTGAGTATACCATACAGGAGGGATGGTATGCTCATACTATGCACTGACGATAACATGAATGCGTTGGAGGAGTTGCAGAGGAGAGGTTATGCCAATGGTGTTGATAAGATTAGATTTGTGTATGGGGATGAGGTAAGGAGTATAGAGAGGTATGCTAAGACAGATACAGGCCTGCTGGTAGAGAGTGCTGGCGTTACAGATCCATCAAGGCTTGCATATGCGCTTTATGAGTATTCAAGTACATCTGGCATAGAGTTCGCCTTCAACAGCACTGTAGTAGGTATAGATGAAATGCTTAATGGTTACAGGATAATAGTAAAGGATGGTAAGGGTTCAGAGTATAGTAAGAGTAAGAGTATAATTGCTAGGCTTGTTGTGAATAGTGCAGGAACTCATGCAGATGATATAGCATATCTTGTTGGGTTGAAGAGGTATAGGATCTATCCATGCATAGGGGAGTACTATCTTGTAAGGAGGAAGCCATACCTAGTTAACTCGCTTATATACCCAGCACCAACATTCGATTATAGAGGTATAGGGATACATCTAACAAAGAGGTTAGATGGTACAATAGCTATAGGGCCTAATGCAATATATGTGGATGAGAAGGATTATGATGATAGCAAGTTTAAGGATGTTGTGAATAAAGGTATCGATGAGTTCTACTCTAGAGCATCTGAGATGATCCATGGAATAAGCAAGGATGATCTTGAGTATGGTTACTATGGTATAAGGGCTAGGCTTGCTGGATATGGGAGCAATGAGGAGCCAGACTTTGTTATAGAGGAGTATCCAGATAACTTCATACACCTAATAGGTATAGAATCTCCAGGGTTCACAGCATCTCCTGCAATAGCAGACCATATAATAAGTATGATAAGGGACAGACTTCATATTTCATCTGAGTAA
- the dnaG gene encoding DNA primase DnaG, with product MPNSGVVKYNVKIRFEVDGIVERADIIGALFGQTEGLLGPEMNLNELQRTSKVGRIEVMLDVKSNKSSGEVIIPMSADISTTALIAAAVETIDKVGPFNAKFTLDVIEDVRELKKKLIVERAKKIVQEWAAKTMSESEEMLKDIYDAVKPARLTTYGKEHLACGAGIFDSDWIILVEGRADVINLLRAGYDNAIAIEGAKISDAVVRLSKEKSYVVAFLDGDRAADLILKELQNTIRIDKVVRAPQGREVEDLTPLEIQELLKDAVPSQQELKAKMRERDREREREREREREGIGGTRYRERIAKEESGREVVVEEEGVVLDETLTSKIKEAFSSINETLEAVALDADMQQRFRVPVSEVVQRLQEEKDIKYLVLDGIITQRLLDACSKAGVEYVIGHRMADIKNAYNIKALTFNQLRLT from the coding sequence TTGCCTAACTCAGGGGTTGTTAAATACAATGTAAAGATAAGGTTCGAGGTGGATGGGATAGTAGAGAGGGCAGATATAATAGGAGCCCTCTTTGGGCAGACAGAGGGGTTACTAGGCCCAGAGATGAACCTGAACGAGCTGCAGAGGACATCGAAGGTTGGAAGGATAGAGGTTATGCTAGATGTAAAGAGCAACAAGAGCAGTGGAGAAGTGATCATACCAATGAGTGCTGATATAAGCACTACAGCACTAATAGCAGCAGCAGTGGAGACCATAGATAAGGTTGGACCATTCAATGCAAAGTTTACCCTCGATGTTATAGAGGATGTTAGAGAGTTGAAGAAGAAGCTTATAGTTGAGAGGGCAAAGAAGATAGTACAGGAGTGGGCTGCAAAGACCATGAGTGAGTCTGAGGAGATGCTAAAGGATATATATGATGCTGTAAAGCCAGCAAGGTTAACAACATATGGCAAGGAGCATCTTGCATGTGGTGCTGGTATATTTGATTCAGACTGGATAATACTTGTTGAAGGTAGGGCAGATGTTATAAACCTGTTAAGAGCAGGCTATGATAATGCAATAGCGATAGAGGGTGCAAAGATATCTGATGCTGTTGTAAGGTTGAGCAAGGAGAAGAGTTATGTTGTAGCCTTCCTAGATGGTGATAGGGCAGCGGATCTTATCCTTAAAGAACTACAGAATACTATAAGGATAGATAAGGTTGTTAGGGCTCCCCAAGGTAGAGAGGTTGAGGATCTAACACCTCTAGAGATACAGGAGTTGCTCAAGGATGCAGTACCTTCACAACAGGAGTTAAAGGCCAAGATGAGGGAGAGGGATAGAGAGAGGGAAAGGGAGAGGGAGAGGGAAAGAGAAGGTATTGGGGGTACAAGGTACAGGGAGAGGATCGCAAAAGAGGAGAGTGGTAGGGAGGTTGTTGTAGAGGAGGAAGGGGTTGTACTTGATGAAACACTAACAAGCAAGATAAAGGAGGCATTCTCTTCCATAAATGAGACGTTAGAGGCTGTAGCACTGGATGCTGATATGCAGCAGAGGTTCAGGGTACCAGTGAGCGAGGTTGTACAGAGGCTGCAGGAGGAGAAGGATATCAAATATCTAGTGCTTGATGGTATAATAACTCAGAGGCTGCTAGATGCATGTTCAAAGGCTGGTGTTGAGTACGTCATAGGCCATAGGATGGCTGATATAAAGAACGCATATAATATAAAGGCTCTAACATTCAACCAGTTAAGGCTTACATGA
- a CDS encoding DUF120 domain-containing protein produces MSEIKVQHILTIAELLLRGARDNYVTITTRELGAKIGRSQQAASKHLLELEEKGYISRRKSGQGFCVRVTEKGYREVQELFIRLKAAIEPLPKVIELIGVAVAGMGEGGYYMSLEGYRRQFLERLGFDPYPGTLNIRLDKIYIDLKRELAMYPAITIDGFSDGKRTYGWVKCYTAKINDKIDGAMLVLERTHHDESIMEVIAPVKIMDALGLRYGDRINVKVFVQQKHKSNGAVNIR; encoded by the coding sequence ATGAGCGAGATAAAGGTGCAACATATACTAACCATTGCAGAGTTACTGCTAAGAGGTGCTAGGGATAACTATGTCACTATAACAACAAGGGAGTTGGGGGCAAAGATAGGAAGATCACAGCAGGCAGCATCAAAGCATCTCCTTGAGTTGGAAGAGAAGGGTTACATAAGTAGGAGGAAGAGTGGGCAGGGGTTCTGTGTAAGGGTTACTGAGAAGGGCTACAGGGAGGTTCAAGAACTCTTCATAAGACTCAAGGCTGCAATTGAGCCATTACCGAAGGTTATAGAGTTGATAGGGGTAGCAGTAGCAGGTATGGGAGAGGGAGGCTACTACATGTCCCTAGAAGGTTACAGGAGGCAGTTCTTAGAGAGATTGGGTTTCGACCCATACCCTGGAACCTTAAACATCAGGCTAGATAAGATATACATAGACCTCAAGAGGGAGTTGGCTATGTACCCTGCTATAACAATAGATGGGTTCAGTGATGGTAAGAGAACTTATGGCTGGGTTAAGTGCTACACTGCAAAGATAAATGATAAGATAGATGGTGCTATGCTTGTACTTGAAAGAACCCATCACGATGAGAGCATAATGGAAGTGATAGCCCCAGTGAAGATAATGGATGCTCTAGGCTTAAGGTATGGTGATAGGATAAACGTTAAGGTATTCGTGCAGCAGAAACATAAGAGTAATGGTGCTGTTAACATAAGATAG
- a CDS encoding sulfurtransferase: MKARRRYPVLVEPEELLNISSKDVVLIDVRKEEDYIQGHIPDAVSLPLARVLESMDPKQLHGLFRSIGVDDASKYAIVYDDTFGALAARVAWALEYIGHERVSLLSITYGRWVSLGYEVEKGRGKGKSIEQVSVVDDTGINADYDILATYDYIQAIIEGIKQLQQGKETNSNSSSSSKKGDGEGKVLLDVRERLNYLDHHIPYAMNIPWKAFAGEDRILKSVDEINSLLSYRKISRNDEVIVYCGSVGTLSGLSYYALRLAGYTRVRLYARSLKEWRSLNLPVEGFKNAHYWDLSAE, from the coding sequence ATGAAAGCAAGAAGGAGGTATCCAGTGCTTGTTGAGCCAGAAGAACTACTCAATATCTCAAGCAAGGATGTAGTGCTTATAGATGTACGCAAGGAGGAGGATTACATACAGGGGCATATACCAGATGCAGTATCACTACCATTGGCAAGGGTGCTAGAGAGTATGGACCCTAAGCAGTTACATGGACTGTTCAGGAGCATTGGGGTTGATGATGCCAGCAAGTATGCAATAGTTTATGATGATACGTTTGGTGCATTGGCAGCAAGGGTGGCATGGGCATTGGAGTACATAGGGCATGAGAGGGTATCTCTCCTCTCTATTACTTATGGAAGATGGGTATCGTTAGGCTATGAAGTTGAGAAGGGTAGAGGCAAGGGCAAGAGTATTGAGCAAGTATCTGTTGTTGATGATACAGGTATCAATGCGGATTATGATATACTTGCAACGTACGATTACATCCAAGCTATAATAGAAGGGATCAAGCAGTTACAGCAAGGTAAGGAGACCAACAGCAATAGTAGTAGCAGCAGCAAGAAGGGTGATGGTGAGGGTAAGGTACTTCTAGATGTAAGAGAGAGGCTTAACTATCTAGACCATCACATCCCGTATGCAATGAATATACCATGGAAGGCATTTGCTGGAGAGGATAGGATACTCAAGTCTGTTGATGAGATAAACTCACTCCTATCATACAGGAAGATAAGCAGGAATGATGAGGTTATAGTATACTGCGGTAGCGTTGGTACACTATCTGGCTTATCATACTATGCATTGAGGTTGGCAGGCTACACTAGGGTTAGGCTATATGCAAGATCGCTCAAGGAGTGGAGGTCTCTTAACTTACCAGTTGAAGGTTTCAAGAATGCTCATTACTGGGACCTATCTGCAGAGTAA